The DNA sequence CGCGTCTGGCCCCGCGCCGCGGCGGTGGCCGAGCGCCTGTGGTCGCCCCAAGCCACCACCCAGGACGTGCCCGACCTGTACCGCCGCCTGGCCCTGGTGTCGGCGCAGCTCGACGCCCTGGGCCTGCACCACCGCCGGGCCCCGGCGCAGCTGTTGCGGCAAATGGCGCCGGCCGGAGCCCTGGGGCCCCTCACCGCACTAGCCGCGGTACTGGAGCCGGTGAAGGAATACAAGCGCCATTTCCAGGGCTTTAAATACAGCACCCAAACGCCCTTGAACCGCCTCGTGGACGCGGCGCCGGCTGAATCGGAGGTGGCCCGGCAGTTTGGCACGGCCGTGGACAGCGTGCTGGCTGGACTGGCCGCGCCCGTACGGCCGCCTGCCCTGGCCCGGCAGCTGGTACAGCTGCGCATCCAACTGCTGCGCTGGCAGGCCAACGATGCGGCGCTGCAACCGCTGCTGCTCGCTACCCCGGCCTTGAGCGAGTACGCCCCGCTCTCGACACGGCTGGGGGCCCTGGCCACGGTGCTACTCGAGCGCCTTACGCAACTAGAGGCCAACCAGCCCGCCATGCCCGTGTGGCAATTGACGGCCCGCGCCGTGCTCGACGACGCCCAGCTGCCCGCCGGCCAGGCCGAGCTGGCCGTGGTGAAGGCCGCGCGCCGCCTGGCGGGGCTGTAGGGCAGCTTAGTGGGCCAGGAGCGGTAATGGGCTCGGCTTAAACCTCTTTTTCAATATGCACCGCTTATCAGGTTTTTACTCATTGACATAAGATTACTTCTCGGACACTTTCTGGAATCCGTGCGGTTTTGAGTTTCCTTCCGAGGCGCGGCCGCCGTGGTACTTCTCCGAGAGAACCCATTCAAAAGCTTCATTTTCCAAAAAGTAACTTCACGCATTGAGTACACCCTCTTTTAGGGTGTAATTGTGTGCTAATACTCTGTCTCGACTACATGAGAAAAGGAAGCTGTTTAGGAAGTCGTCAGAACGTCATGCTGAGCTTGTCGAAGCATCTCTACTGCTTCGTTAAACAATTGATTTAGTATGCGGTAGAGATGCTTCGATAAGCTCAGCATGACGTTCTGTTTTGAATTTCCAGACTTCCTAAACAGCTCCATTATAAGCGTAGCCGAACTGCTAAACAGCGTTCCTTGCAAAGCATCGTCACCGCGTAATTATTAGTCCGCCAAGGCCCAACAAAAAGCCTCGATTCTGCTTGAATCGAGGCTTTTTGTTGACGGGTGTTGGGGCCCTAGCGGCCGAAGTCGTCCTGCACGCGCACGATGTCGTCCTCGTCGGAGGGCTGGGCGGCGTCGGTATGCTGCCAGATTTCAGCCACGATGCCCCAGCCGTCGAGGCCGATGAGGCGATGGCGCTCGCCCTGCTTGAGGATGATTTGCTCGCCTGGGCCGTAGTGTTTCGGCTCGTTCTGCTCGTCGGTTTCGCTGGTGGCCACGGCGATAGGGCCCTGCACCACGCGCCAGATTTCGGCGCGGCGGTGGTGGTACTGCCACGAGAGGCGCTGCAAGGGCGCCACCACCAGGATTTTGGGGCTGAGCTTGCCCGAAATCTTCAGGCCTTCGATGGAGAGGCCGTCGAAGTACGTGTCGGCAAACTGCTGGGCCTGGGTTTCGTCGATCACGAAGAAGCCGCCCCAGGGGCGCGTTTCGTCCTGCTTGTCGATGCCGAAGCCTTCGCCGCGTAGGCGCTGGGCCACGTCCTCGAACACGAGGTGCTTTTGGGGGTTGGGGGTGCTCATACGAAAGAAAAAGGGTGAAAGAAGGGGCAAAAAACGGGCCGCCCACCCGCGCCACGCGCAGGCCAGCGGCCCGTAAAGATGGCAGAAATTCTTACCAGAACACGGTGTAGAGCGCCACGATGAGGCCGAACACCAGCAGGGCCCCCACGGTGAAGGCGGGCGTGGGCTTGAACATGCTGCGGTCGATTGCCAGGCCTTTGGTTTTGACCCCGCGGTTGGTTTGGAACACGCTGATGAGGACCATCCCGAGGATGCAGAAGATGAATACGAAGCCCATGCGGTCGAGGAACGGGATGATGTAGGCCCCGCCGTCGGCCAGGTCCAGGCTTTTCGACGCGAACCCGAAGGGAGCCAGGAAGGAGAGGTCGGCCACTTTCGGCAAAAACTTCAGCAGCACCGAGAAAATGAAGCCGCCGATGGTGGCGAACAGGGCGGCGCTGGAGGTGGTTTTCTTCCAGAAAAAACCCAGGATGAACATGGCGAAAATGCCCGGCGACACGAAGCCCGTGTACTCCTGAATGAACTGGAAGCCGCCTTTTTTGTCAATGCCCAAGTGCGGGGCAATCAGCACGCCCAGGATCATGGCCACCATCACCGTGAGCTTGCCCACGCGCACCAGCTGCGCCTCAGAAGCGTCGGGGCGCAGCTTTTTCTTGTAGATGTCGAGCGTGAAAATAGTGGCGATGGAGTTGGTTTTGCCGGCCAGCGAGGCCACCACGGCGGCCGTGAGGGCCGCGAACGAGAGGCCCTTGAGGCCCACCGGCAGCAGGTTGAGCAGCACGGGGTAGGCGCGGTCGGGGTTCAGCTCGCCGCCCTGCATCATCTCTGCGCCAAACACGTTTTGCTTGTAGAGCACGAAGGCCGCGATGCCGGGCAGTACCACAATTACGGGCATGAGCAGCTTGAGAAAAGCGGCGAACAGCAGGCCCCCGCGGGCGGTGGGCAAATCGGCCCCCAGGGCCCGCTGGGTGATGTACTGGTTGCAGCCCCAGTAGTTGAGGTTCACGATCCACATGCCGCCCACGAGCACCGTCAGGCCGGGCAGATCGAGGTAGTTGGGGTTGTCGCGATGGAAAATCATCTGGAAGTGGTCGCCGGCCTGTTGCGTCATCAGGTGGAAGCCGTTGAGCACGCCGGTGGTGCCGTTGTGCTCGGCCACTAGGCTCAGGGCCAGGTAAGTGGTGGCGAGCCCCCCCAGAATCAGGAAAAATACCTGAATCACGTCGGTGTAGCCAATCACCTTCATGCCGCCCAGGGTGATGATGACGGCAAAAAACGCCATGGCGTACATGCACGCGTTCAAGTCGAGGCCCGACACGCTGCTGATGGCGATGGCCCCCAGGTAGAGGATGGAGGTGAGGTTGACGATGACGTAGAGCAGCAGCCAGAACACGGCCATGATCATGGCCACCGTGTCGTTGTAGCGCTGGCTCAGGAACTGGGGCATCGTGAAGATGCGGTTCTTGAGATAGACCGGGATGAAGAACACGGCCACGATAATGAGCGTGATGGAGGCCATCCACTCGTAGGTGGCAATGGCCAGGCCCATTTTGAAGCCCGAGCCCGACATGCCCACGAACTGCTCGGCCGAGATGTTAGAGGCGATGAGCGAGGCCCCGATGGCCCACCACGTCAACGAGCCTTCGGCCAGGAAGTAGTCCTTCGAGCCGCTGGCCTCGGATTTTTTGCGTTGGTAAATCCACAGCCCGTAGCCGGCCACGACGACGAAGTAGATGAGGAAAACGACGTAATCCGCCGTGGAGAGTTGGTGTTGCTGCATAGAAAAGTGGGTGGGGGCCCCGCGCAGGCGCGGATGCTAAGAACGAAGCGGAAACCAGAGACGCACAAGCCCGACCTGATCTGGCCAACTCGCCCGCTATCTAAAAGGCGAAGGTGCTCAAATTTTGCAAGAATCCGCCCATAAACCGGTATTTTTCTCACCCTTTACGCGGCAAACGATCCGATAGCTGGTCCGGATTTGGGGCCCCGGGGGCCCTAAAACAGCACCGCCACCTGCATGCGTCCGGTGTGCACCACGTTGAGGCCGCTGGCTTTGCGGCCGTCGTAGGCCAGCGTCAGGTTCAGGCCGTTGCTCAGGCGCTGCTCCAGGTTCAGATTCCAGGTGAAGTTGGCGCCGGCGCGCAGAGCATTGAGGATTTCGATGCCCACGGCCGAGGTGGGGTCGCCGGCAAAGCCCACGCGGGTGAAGCGGGTAGCCGCCGTCACGGTGCGCTTGCTCACCTGGCTGATGCGGGCTTCGAGGCCCAGCTCATCAAACACGCCGGCCGTGCCGAAGTAGGCGTCGTCACGCACGTTGCGCTTGGTGGTGCGCAGGTAGGTGCCGGTGAGGCGCAGCGCGGGCGAGGGCTGGTAGCTGATTTCGGGCTGCACGATGTAGTTGAGCAGGCGGAAGTTGCGGCTGGTGGTGGCCGTGGTGAGGTAGTCGCTCTGGGCCTCGCGGATGTCGCGCGTGAGGGTGAGGCGCCCGGTAA is a window from the Hymenobacter nivis genome containing:
- a CDS encoding phosphoheptose isomerase → MSTPNPQKHLVFEDVAQRLRGEGFGIDKQDETRPWGGFFVIDETQAQQFADTYFDGLSIEGLKISGKLSPKILVVAPLQRLSWQYHHRRAEIWRVVQGPIAVATSETDEQNEPKHYGPGEQIILKQGERHRLIGLDGWGIVAEIWQHTDAAQPSDEDDIVRVQDDFGR
- a CDS encoding sodium:solute symporter family transporter; its protein translation is MQQHQLSTADYVVFLIYFVVVAGYGLWIYQRKKSEASGSKDYFLAEGSLTWWAIGASLIASNISAEQFVGMSGSGFKMGLAIATYEWMASITLIIVAVFFIPVYLKNRIFTMPQFLSQRYNDTVAMIMAVFWLLLYVIVNLTSILYLGAIAISSVSGLDLNACMYAMAFFAVIITLGGMKVIGYTDVIQVFFLILGGLATTYLALSLVAEHNGTTGVLNGFHLMTQQAGDHFQMIFHRDNPNYLDLPGLTVLVGGMWIVNLNYWGCNQYITQRALGADLPTARGGLLFAAFLKLLMPVIVVLPGIAAFVLYKQNVFGAEMMQGGELNPDRAYPVLLNLLPVGLKGLSFAALTAAVVASLAGKTNSIATIFTLDIYKKKLRPDASEAQLVRVGKLTVMVAMILGVLIAPHLGIDKKGGFQFIQEYTGFVSPGIFAMFILGFFWKKTTSSAALFATIGGFIFSVLLKFLPKVADLSFLAPFGFASKSLDLADGGAYIIPFLDRMGFVFIFCILGMVLISVFQTNRGVKTKGLAIDRSMFKPTPAFTVGALLVFGLIVALYTVFW